A window of Maioricimonas rarisocia genomic DNA:
ATGCTCGAGATGCTCGTCAGTTGCTTCTTCGGTGCCGAACTCGAGTACGAACGCATCCGCGACGAGTTCGTCCCGGCCCTTGAACGGGTCATCGATCACATTGTGCGCGACACAGTCACCAATCGTCTTGGACTCCCGATCAACGTCCTCGCGAAGTTCAGCGGCCGCTTCAGCCAGGCACAGGCCGACTTTCGCTCCTTCGATGATCTGACCGATCTCGTGCTGGCCTCCCGGCACCGCGGCGACGGTCTCTGGAAGCAGTTCAAGTCGGATGCTCCCGACGAACTGCTTCGCAGTAACATCAAGGTCTTCCTGGCAGGAGCACTGGAAGCGACGACCTCCTACGCGACATGGGCCATCTCGCATCTGGCACGGCATCCCGACGCCCAGGAGCGCGTCTATGCAGAAGTCGCCGACATGGAGGAGTACACGCCCGAATGCCTCGAACAGGCCCGTTACTTCCGTCATGTCCTCGACGAGACGCTACGGCTCACGCCGTCGCTCTACTTTCTGCCCCGCCGGGCGACGGCCGACTGCCGGGTCGAGACTGCTGACGGGCGGTCGATGCACGTCCAGAGGGGGACACACATTCTGCTCGACGTCTGGCACGCCAACCGGGTGGAAGAGCAGTGGGGCGAAGCGGCGACCGGCTTTCCTGCCGAAGAGTTCGCCCCCGAACGGTGGGAACACCTCGCCAGCCAGGGCCGCCGGTCCAAGGAGATGCTGCACTTCGGTTTTGGCCACGGCGCCCGCGTCTGCCCGGGCAAACACCTGGGCGAACTGGAAGTCAGCCTGGTTGTCGGCGCCTTCGTGAAGCTGTTCCGGTTCACCGCCACCACGCAGATGAATCCCGCCCGCGCCGGCGTCTCGACCAAACCCGCCGACGGAACGCTGGTCCGGCTGAGCCTGCGACCGCAACCGGCCCCCCTGGCGGACGCCGCGCCACCCGTTGCGTGACCGCTTACTACATTCTTCAGTCAGCAGTTTGCCGACGCCCACAGCGCATGACGACGCCCCGTCCCGCAATTCATCCTCGAATGGCGAGGCGGGGCGCATGTCCACCGCTGACTGACCTGCGGGATTGACTCTCCTACGGCGTGAACTGGGACTTCGGCGGAGGTGCCAGTCCCACGAAGATGACGATGCCATCTCCACCCGGGTTGGCGTCATCCGGGTCAACCACGATCGTGCCGTCGTTGAACAGACCGACATCGGTGTTGAACCGCGGCTTCCAGTTGTTGAAGGCCCACAGGTTACCGGCCTGATCGATCTGCACGCTGGTCTGCCGCATCAGCGGAGCGAAGCTGGGTTCGGCCCCTGGGCCGGTTCCGTACAGCGGTGTCCCATCGTGCAGCAGCACCTGGCTGCCAGCCGAGTGCACGGTGTATCCGGTCGACGGCGAGATCGGCTGTCCGAGGAACTTGCCGAGCGGCCAGGTCTGACGGTTGGCTCCACACAGGTTGGAGACGCCATTGTTCGTCGCATTGCTGCCGACTTCGAGCGGACCGAAGTTGCCGACCCAGACATTGTCTTCGCCGTCGATACACAGCCCCCACGGGC
This region includes:
- a CDS encoding cytochrome P450, with the protein product MADSSGTFVDRVPGLRRLVCLPRQLLGISPFEGDCQPTRVRLVAPGSGRPTLPFPHPWNYREPIRILQTYFHGAEDEQGPGRHNRYLEVPGFPPVLVTRDSGVIRAILTATGDRDGQFDRDTLPSTGIARATGKDTLLFSNGPFWRRQRKVAASPFGKTALFQPELFREFEETFRRTVRQRLDLLRQHLESTSQTELEIPVEPEIKALMLEMLVSCFFGAELEYERIRDEFVPALERVIDHIVRDTVTNRLGLPINVLAKFSGRFSQAQADFRSFDDLTDLVLASRHRGDGLWKQFKSDAPDELLRSNIKVFLAGALEATTSYATWAISHLARHPDAQERVYAEVADMEEYTPECLEQARYFRHVLDETLRLTPSLYFLPRRATADCRVETADGRSMHVQRGTHILLDVWHANRVEEQWGEAATGFPAEEFAPERWEHLASQGRRSKEMLHFGFGHGARVCPGKHLGELEVSLVVGAFVKLFRFTATTQMNPARAGVSTKPADGTLVRLSLRPQPAPLADAAPPVA